GAAGTGCTTGGTGGCGTGCTTATTCTTCGACGAGTCGCAGCAGCCGACGTGGCCGCATTCCAGACAAAGGCGCAGATGAACCCAGGTGTCGCCGGTCTTCACGCAATCCTCACAAACGTGTTTGTCGGTTTGCGTCATGTGGATTGCATTTGTATGTTTGCACTGCATAATTCGCCTTTCTAAATCGTTCGTGTGTTGATTACAGCTCTGCCAAAGTGCGGTGGACTAAGTGGACCGAGATGGCTCCTTCGCCGACCGCAGAGGCGACGCGTTTCACGTTTCCGGAGCGAACATCTCCGACCGCAAAGACTCCCGGCAAACTCGTCTCCAACATTTGCGGAGCGCGCGCGAGCGGCCACGATGCCGAAAGAGAGCCGTGTCCTGCTGGTTCGAGATCGCGCCCGGTAAGAATGAAACCTTTGTCGTCGAGAGCTACGCAGCCGCGAAGCCAATCGGTCCGGGGAGACGCTCCGGTCATCACGAACACGTGCCGGATCGGCTTAGTGACCGACTCTCCGGTGATGTTGTTGGCCCATGTGACTCGTTCGAGCTCGGTTGCGCCTTCGAGTTTCGTGATCTCTGTATTGCAGAGCAGTTCTATATTGGGATTCTCTGCGATGCGTTGGATCAAATAACGCGACATCGTTTCAGCGAGTCCGCTGCCTCGCACTAGCATGTAAACCTTGCGTGCAATCTGCGAAACAAAAATCGCAGCTTGACCGGCTGAGTTTCCGCCGCCCACTACCACCGCATCGTCGCCTGCGCAGAGCTGCGCCTCGATGTGAGTAGCGCCGTAATAGATTCCGCGACCTTCGAACTTTTCCAGGTTCTCGATCTCGGGCTTGTTGTAGTGTGCGCCGGTCGCGATGATGATCGCCCGCGTCGCGACCACCGCCCCATCATCGAGTACGAGCTTGTAAGGATGCTTTGCGCAATCAAGCTTGATTGCCGAGCGCGCGATCAGCATTCTCGCCCCAAATTTCTGTGCCTGATTCAGGGCACGCGCAGCGAGTTCCTGGCCAGAAATCCCTGTTGGAAAGCCGAGATAGTTTTCTATTTTGGAGCTTGAGCCGGCCTGTCCACCGGGCGCTTCGGTTTCGATCAACAGCGAATTCAACCCTTCCGAAGCTGCATACACTGCGGCGCCAAGTCCGGCTGGACCTGCGCCGACGATCACCACATCGCGCACCTCAGAATCGTCGAAATTTGCGTTTAGTCCCAGGCAGTCCGCCAACTCGCGCGTGGAAGGATTCCGCAGAACATTCTGGCCATTGCAGATGACTAGAGGAATGTCTTCCAGCTTCACCGCAAAATGATCGAGGAGCTGCTGCGATTGCTTATCCCGATCCAAATCGACGTAGGTGTGCGGATGTCCATTACGATCCAGGAACTCGCGCAGGTGAAGCGTTTCAGCCGAGTGGCGCGAGCCCAGCAGAATGACGTTCCCCAGCTTGTGTGTAATCAGGGCGAGTCGGCGCAGAATGAAAGCGCGCATGAACATTTCGCTCAGCTCGGCGTCTCGTGCGATCAGCGCCCGCAATTTATTCACCGGAATTTCGAGAAATTCGCCCGCGTCGGTGACCCGGCCCAGCACCAGGCAGCGCTGCCCGGAGATCATGCTGAGTTCGCCGGTGAAGTGGCCGGCAGAATGAGTCGTGATCAATCGCTCACCCAGGTAAGAAGGCTGCAAAATCTCCATGCCGCCGGAGAGCAAGACAAACATCGGTATGCCGACATCACCCGGACGAAAGAGCACCTCTCCGTTTTCTACGTGACGAATGCTGCCGGCCAGTCGCGCTCGCTCGATTTGAGCAGAAGTTAAAACCGGGAATGTCTGCGTGTTGGCGTCGAGGGCGCTTACTGTGGGTACCGTTGACATGACTTTTCCCCGAGCTATTGATGATTAGGGTAGCGCAACGATTCAGCTCTTATGAACCTCGCACCGCGTATTCCTTTGTCGCGCTCTCCAGAACGCCAAGTCGCGCAGCACAGTCCCTCAGGATCTCCGCCTCCCAACTCGGACGCCGCGGACTTCGTGGATGAGGCAGATCGCTTGGAATTCGCCCGGTTAAATGCAGAAAAACCGCTGCCGAATGTTTATACGCCGGCACCGGAGCACGAAACGCAATGTTGCCGAGATATTGCAATGCGTCCGACAGCCCGTAGTATGCCGGATCTCCGGACTGCCACAGGCGATCGCGCTCGGCGAATTTCTCTGGAGCGAATGTCGCGAGGCCCAGCAGATAATCCGATCCGTACTCGATCATGTCGATGCCGAGATCGTTGCCGGTGTAGATCGCGAAGTCAGGACGGCGTGCATCGCGGAGGGCAAGGCGCCTGAGTTCCGTTGGACGATCCAGCGAAGAATGCTTGATGCCTTTCATTTCGGGAATATCAAGCAAGCCTGTGATTACTTCGTCGTCGTAGATCTCGCCATTGGGAGCAAAGACCGGGCCGAGCTCGAAGCCGAGTACCTGGTCGTATGCCTTGCAGATGTCACGATAAACCGAGATTTTTTCACTTGCAGATTTCCCGTGCAGGCGAGCGGTCTGAAACAAAATAGGAATTCCACCGAAGCTGACAATTTGATCCATTTCGCGACGATAGAGGGTGACGAGATCGCCTGATCGCCCTTCGATGTAGGCTCCGGCAACAAATGGCACGCCTTGGCCGAGAGCCTCGCGCGTCCAGCCAAGAACCTGTTCCATTTCGGAATCGGCGAGGTAGTTCACGTAGCCGGTATCCATGTTCACTGCATTCATCAGCCCGGCATGATGCGTGGCGGTTAAATGCCGCTGGAATGCCTCAACCGCAACCTTGCCGTTCTCTGCATACGGCAGAAGCGCAGCAGCGATGCCGCGCACCTTGCGTCCGGGCTTTTTCTTCG
This is a stretch of genomic DNA from Terriglobales bacterium. It encodes these proteins:
- a CDS encoding UBP-type zinc finger domain-containing protein — its product is MTQTDKHVCEDCVKTGDTWVHLRLCLECGHVGCCDSSKNKHATKHFHHTKHPLIRSIEPGEAWVWCYVDEMAPGEIRHGSFAAA
- a CDS encoding FAD-dependent oxidoreductase; protein product: MSTVPTVSALDANTQTFPVLTSAQIERARLAGSIRHVENGEVLFRPGDVGIPMFVLLSGGMEILQPSYLGERLITTHSAGHFTGELSMISGQRCLVLGRVTDAGEFLEIPVNKLRALIARDAELSEMFMRAFILRRLALITHKLGNVILLGSRHSAETLHLREFLDRNGHPHTYVDLDRDKQSQQLLDHFAVKLEDIPLVICNGQNVLRNPSTRELADCLGLNANFDDSEVRDVVIVGAGPAGLGAAVYAASEGLNSLLIETEAPGGQAGSSSKIENYLGFPTGISGQELAARALNQAQKFGARMLIARSAIKLDCAKHPYKLVLDDGAVVATRAIIIATGAHYNKPEIENLEKFEGRGIYYGATHIEAQLCAGDDAVVVGGGNSAGQAAIFVSQIARKVYMLVRGSGLAETMSRYLIQRIAENPNIELLCNTEITKLEGATELERVTWANNITGESVTKPIRHVFVMTGASPRTDWLRGCVALDDKGFILTGRDLEPAGHGSLSASWPLARAPQMLETSLPGVFAVGDVRSGNVKRVASAVGEGAISVHLVHRTLAEL